A region of the Phaseolus vulgaris cultivar G19833 chromosome 11, P. vulgaris v2.0, whole genome shotgun sequence genome:
GGGTAATATCATCTGTTTAATTTTCTCTCCTAAGTTCTAATGCCAAACAATAAGAACTTCCATTGTCAACATTGCAGAAGAAAAGAGTTGctgtattttagtttttatcttttacttttcaaaattatttacttCTTGATGGATATTGATAATAAATGTCCTTTTTACTTCTGTGAAGATGTTGCAAATATCTAGTAACATATCGAATTTCTGAATACAGTAACAAGTCCATTTTATTTGTCTTCTTCAGGCAATGAATCATGCTCTAGGCATGCAATGAGAATGAGTGTAGTCTCAGTTAATTGTCTGGACCTGGATTCATGTCATGTGGGCACTCAAAGCAAAGACTTCGTTGATCCAACTTGGGAAGAAGAAACATGTGAGGGTGATGAGGCAATTCCTGAGACTCCAATTTTTAAGAGAAGTGTGTCAAATGAAGGATATAATGCTGGTGAAATGCTAAATCTTATGGAGCTCGAGACTTCTTCGTTGGTTGCAGATGCATGCATTAATGGCATGAAAGATGAAGAACTTAGTCCACGTTTAACGAATTTGATTAAAAGTGGTGTAGTTCCGGAGTCTCCCATTGATGAAAGAGGTGGGTGTCTTCGAGGTGATAAAAGGACTGTGTACAATAATTTAGTGTAATTAACTATTTTGttctaaaaataaattgattttttcagGGAAATCAGGATACCATTCTGTCATACGTGACTATATTTTACCTGTCAGTGTCCACAAAGAACAGAATGTCAGTTCTTTAAGATCTAGGGAAACTCAAATGGTTGACAATGATAAGGGCACCGATAAGGATGTCTGTACTTACTCTGTCAATGAAACTCAAAGCCCCTTACTTGACCTGAAGAATTGTATCATTAGAAGAGGACGAGTCTTCCTTTCTCAAACTGAGGAAGGCCATATACATAACTCTGACCAAAGCCTCAGTGAAGAAGCACTTCCAGCAGATTGTGGTGAAATGTCTGAAAGCATTAAACCTGCACGCAGATTTAAAAGGTTGCGAAAAGCTGAAGATACTGAAAGCAATAGGGATCAGAAAAATAATTCAACAGTGAACTTTCTCAAGTCATCTTATGCCTCCAATCCCGCACAATATAAGCATGGACGAGGTGATTTTGGTTTGTTTAGTGCAGTTTTTGCTCCTTCATTTATTGGAAGTACTATAGATTATATCTTGTTTCTATGAAACGAAATTGgaaatatatttaacaaaaatattttctgtaAGGATGTATTTGAGAAAACTAAGCGCCGTGCTTTTTGATTTCTACTTTTTAGGTAAAAGAAAATCTACATACAATGTGAGAGACTTCATTGAGGAGGAAGCTGAGTAAGCTTTTGCTCAAGATTGACTTAATTCTGCATTCTCATCCTGTTTTAGCATTTTTTACACAATATTCAGTATCATAGTTAGCATACCTTTTATTGCtgattcaaaaaaatataatcttcTATATCAcgaaattttatgaaaatatccTGTCTCACGAGCAGTTCAATATGGTCAGGGTATCTTCAGATGCCTATATATCTAATGATGAAGATGGCGAAGATGACAATTCATTTGACAGTTTCATAGATGACAGGACCAACCCTACAGCAGCCAGTCAGCCTGAAGCTAGTAGAATGGACATGATGGCAATTTACAGGTATTTTATCTTCCTCCCATTGTCCTTCCCTATTCGTAGGTCTCTTTCTGAAGCAGTCTTCGTGATTAAAGGAATTGGGTAGCAAATGAACTGCTACATTCATCTTTCAGAAAAAAAGTTCGTAACATATACGGCTTCATTCCTCTCATTTTTATCTAAGTTTGAGAACATCAGCTTTGTTAGAGTCTTCCACTATTATGTGAATTTACACATATCACATTGAATTAATTCTGAACTATGAAGTGCTGTTATTATCTTAATGTTAAAGTTATATAACTAGACTTAGCTCTGCTGCAGGCGTTCTTTGCTCAGTCAAGCACCGAGTAAGGGAGGGCTTGATTTTCCTGCCACCTTCACTCCTGACCGTGTGACTATGGCAGCAAGTACTAGTGAAAGTGGGGATTCTTCATGGAATCATTTCCATACAGATCCAAACAAACAGTCAGCAAATCGCACTTTGGAATCCGTTAGCATCGACCAGATAACCTCAGAAGCAGTGTTTTCAAGTTGTTGTCCTGTGGGAAATGGGACAGAGATAAGAAGTCACAAACGAAGATTGTCGTTTTACCACTCTGAACACTTCCCAAGTATGAACCTTGAACAAGAATTTGCACTTCAATCAAAGAAAGAAGTGGGGGATGTCGATGCAACTACAgatgttttatgtgatgatgAGTTTTATAATGAGCTCGATCTTGACGAGTTGGAGGTGAAAGCAACTTTGCTTCTAAAAGGGAAATTAGATTTGTCCATTCAGAAGCAAGATACGGTCTCTCAATCTCACTCACCCAACCTTGATATTTTTTGTTCTCCTTCATTTGACCTTGGGATATGAAAAGCACGACATAACTCATGCTGCATGATACTTGCATTTTGGAAATTAATTAATGTGGTGTAAGCCGAACACAAGAAATCTTTTAGACTACATGTTTATACAGTGGTATTTATTGTATAGTTGAAATAGTGGGTCGGTAGACCTTGCAGCCAACTAGTGTGGTGCAGCAGATGACTTTGTTTGGAAGAGAACACGGTTATAGGTTCTTCTAACATACACCTTGGTTCTTCATAGTCTATGTATGAATCCATGTAGTCTGAAAACCGCGATTGTTATTAACCAGCTCTTCATGACATAAAGTCCCGATCGGTGTCAGTAATTTTTTAGGGTACTTTTTGGTATTAGAGTGTTTTGCATTACCAtgagtttgataaaaaaaaaaaaattacattcacaaaataaaaatttgactTTATATTCACTTGAATCAACTGAAGGACTTAAAGCGAACTTATAAATAAGGATATAAATATacgtaatttattatttatttcaactAAACATGGAACAACGAGATGATTTTTTAGACTTTCACAAAATTTAAGTAATTAGTCTTAAGTGCATTCAAACTATGGAGCATAGATTACTTGTTCAAACCTGATATACTCCAAAATAaacaaactaattaaaaaatattaaaacaacacccttttattttcttgaaaatgtCAACTATTCAGCCACCCTTTTATTAGAGGCTTTTACCAACACAATGCACCAACTTTTCAGAGTTTTTAGGACTTTCTGCAGTTGTGAACTTACGTTTACCCATTTGTCTGCACCGTGATTTCTGCACCTTATTTTTCCTTATCGTGGATGATTCATCAGTTACATTACATGAATCGCTATTGAGCTTGCTAATTAAAAGggaaacattttaaataaaataaaatggaatcATTCACAGCTGCCCGTTAAGAAATTAATGCGTCGTAATTTTATATAAGGTAGAAGCAAACTGTTGGTGCAATTGAAGAAGGGGACAtggaaaaagaaacaaaatgatCCTACCTGAATTCAATACGAATGTTCTAATTTACAAGGGACGTGCTGGGTCTATTACTTACTTTCCTTAGTTATCTTTCATCTATCATTATCGACGTGTATTTACTAAGATATCAGTTTCCAATCGTTCAAGTGAATTTCTCTTCATTCCCAATGCTGGGTTTTGTCTACAGTCTAGCGGGTCTATTCGATGTCCTTTATAGCATCCTGCATTAAAACGTTAAAAATGTTGAGTTATTAGTGACTCAGATCAAAACATTAATTAAAGGTGACGGAGAAAAGAATGCAACAGCTTGTACACGGTACAAACAAGTAATTGCAACATCACTATTGTTTTATCGTTACTAATCCTAATGCAGTGATCCAGTGTCTTGTTTGATTAACCATAACAGCAGTGTGGAAAGAAGGGGGGATTTGTACGACCAATCACATAGAATTTTAACAAGTCATGCCTGTTTATTCCCAagagaattaaaaattatctaaaaaaCTAACTGCTCCAAATAGTCAATAATACTCTTAAATTCTTTTCATCTTCACCACACAAAATCTAAACTCTTTGTCCCAACTCCCAAGATTAGACAGTGTTGCCGAGACAATAAGTGGAAAATCTTTCATTTTTGTTTGctatcaaatattaaaaaaatcaaaggaTGATACCTTTGCAAGTCGTGTGACATATGTAGCAGCCAATGCAGTGGCCAACAGTCCCAGCCCAAGTGTTAGAAGCTGACTGTTTCCTCCAAATATATTACTAAGTTCAGATTCATCTTGCTGAAATGTAGAAGCAGCAATTACATTAAAGAAGCAATCAACGAAGTTACTCTGTTTCCATAATCCATCATacataattaaaagtaaaacaaaaccATTGTATTTATGAACTGAAAAAGAGAAGGGCAAAAAATCATTTCAATATAGTTTAACATATAAGATTTGTACATATTCTGCAGGAAACCAGCTAATATACATTGTATTTTAAAACAGTAAGCAACGTAACAAAGGAGATGATTTAACCAACACCTTAATTTTAACCATTTTGTTAGGCTATCCCCAAGTTCCTGGAAGCATCCCCAACCAACTGGGTAACAACAATCATCAGTTTTAAGACATGGATAATCTTACAGAGACAGTAATATGCATTGATCAGTAATATGCATCGTACCTTCCCAGTACATATGGAATAAACTTAACAGATGTCAATCCATACAAGTAATTCCCCAAAGAAAATGGCAGCAGAGGACTCAAACGAAGCAGGGTCACAACCCTGAAGCCATTTTCACCAATAGCTTTGTCAATAGCAAGAAACTTCTTATTTCCTTCCAATAGCTTTACAATTCGCTCACGAGCAAAATATCTTGCAATTAGAAAAGCAACACTGGCTGCCACCTGAAATGCCTAAAAATATTAGATTGAAAATATACATTCCACTAGACTTAATTAACACcgtaaaaaattgtatatttctTTTCCAgataataatttcaaataaaatatgatcTTATTCAGTCCAATAATTCACTTATACGCAATTGTTTGCTCTTGCATGCCAAATTATAGATGTTTAAATGATGGAGATCTCACCTCTATGATCAAATTATAGACCTTATAacttatgaggttgagttacaTTTATAGTccagtttctaaaatggtcctAGAAAGGctatcataaatatttatttttatgcttgaGATGTCCCATCTTCGAATTTGGCTTAGGAGGTCTTAGAGATCTCTCATCACATTAACTAGAGTTAGGTGGATGAGAACCTCGTACAAAAATAAGTTAGACTTGAAGTCTATCAATGTTGAATATTAACAAGTAGATGACCAAATAGTATACTGTAAATTACAATTCGAAGATTACTAAGTAGTTGGTTAACATAAAACAATATcaataaaatgagaaaaattGTAGATGATGCAATCAGCTGAATTGAACTATATATGAACTTCGTGTGCAATTAGGATTGCCACATGCCCTTCACATGATTGACTAACCGTTCCGCTGATAGAGACTATGATAGTGCCAACAAGGGATCCAAATAGAAGTCCAGCAGACATGGTTAAAGGAATGGCAGGAATCGCAAGGATCTGGGACAACATAAATAAAGCGAAGTCAGATAGAAGCATTGCACATGCACATCAGAAGAGGGGGAAGGAAGTTTTGGAGAAGAGAAGGCACGTAACATGAAAGCAAACAGTGAATGGGCATTATTGTGGTTTAGTGAGTAGAGTAGCATGAAGCTTACAGAGGGGTTTGGTAAAGAGTAAGAAGTTGAATGAGATTTAAACTTGACGTCCAATCACAGAATAACTACATTTAACTGAGCCTGGAAATTCCACCATCCTGGAATCTATTGTCTTTAATTAGTGCTGTCAGATGCTTCAATGCTAGTGAAATTTCATCACAACTAGGATGTGACATATCACCCGCAACAAATAGGTTTGTCTTTTGTTCCACTACGATCCAGCTACAGCCaggcattttttttatatctttctgTATCATTGTTCTCCTCAAAGATCTAGCTTCATCCCAAAGTCCTGATGCAGCATACATATTTGAAAGCAGTACATACGGAGAAGAATTTCTGGGCTCTAACTCGATAAGTTTCTCAGCCGCTCTCTGTCCCCTCTTTTCATCCCCATGTATTCTGCAAGCACCCAAGAAATTGGCCCAAATCATAGCATTGGGTTCAACTTCTAGTTTGTCAATGAACTCTTCAGCTTCCTTGAGAAAACCCCACCTACCTAGGAGATCAACCATGCAAGCGTAGTGATCCACTCTGGGCTCAATTCCATAATAGTTTACCATGATGTAAAAAATTTGACGACCCTCATAAACCCACCCTGCGTGGCTACATGCAGTAAGCACTCCAAGGAATGTGACATCATCAGGGGTAATGCATGATTGAGCCATCTCATTAAAGACCTTCAGGGCGCTTTCTACATAACCATTTTTGGCAAATCCAACTATCATTGAGTTCCAAGAAATCACATCCTTTTTAATAGCCAATTCCTCAAAAACTTGAACAGCACTTTTTACATCACCACATTTTGCATACATGTCTACAAGGGCACTGCCGGTTAACTCATCTAAGTCAAAACCAGTATGGAAGATTAGAGAATGTATCTCTCTACCATCACGCAATGAGGATAAGAGAGCAGAAGCTCGAAGAACAGTAACAAAAGTTGCTTGGTCTGGTAAGATATCGTTGCCACGCATTTCTTGATACAAGTCTAAGGCAACATCACTGCATTCATTTTGAGTATGTCCTGAAATTAAAGCGGTCCACATTACAATGCTTTTAAGGTTAGAAAACTCCGAGAAAAGAATGCTTGCATCTGCGAGCCTTTGTGAGTCCGTATACATGCCTAACAAAGACGTTCCCAAGAATTCGCTACCACATAAGAGACCCCTCTTCACTATAACACAATGGATCTGCATGCCTAAAATTACCTTGGCAGAACCCTTACAAACATCTAAGAGGCTTACAAATGTAATCTCAGATGGGTTCAATCCCAGTATCTGCATCTCATGAAGAAGACTAATAGCTACTTTTGTGTCTTTTGGAGCATATCCTGCAATCAGAGCATTAAAGGAGACTACACTCCGTTCAGGCATGCCAGAATAAATTTTACGTGCATCTTCAATGTCTCCGCACTTTGAATACATGTCAATAAGAGAACTTCCAGCAAAAAGGTTTGTTTCTAAACCCAACTTAACTAACAGGCAATGGAGCTGCTGTCCTACTTGTAGCACCTTAATACTTCCACATGCACTGAGTATGCTGGCCAAGGATACCTCATCAGGTACAAAGCCTTCTAAATTCATTCTCTGAAAAAAACTGAAAGCACCAGCCTCCTCTTCTTCTTGCACATATCCAACAATAATGGCATTCCAGGAAATATGATCTCGGTATGTCATGAGCTCAAACTGCTTAGTGGCTTCCGCCAAAGCCCCAGCCTTGGCATACATATCTATCAATGCATTGTTGACAAATAAATTAGAGGTAAATCTTTTCTTGATAATAGTTGAATGCAACTGGCGACCAATTCCTAGGTATTCAAAGGATGCACATGAGCTCAAAATGCTGGTGTAGGTAAATTCATCCATGTGAACGCCACATATTGTCATATCCGAGAACAACTCCATGACATTACTTAAATAGCCATTCTGTGAATAAACTCCGAGCATGGTGTTCCAGACAATCATATTTTTATGAGATATAGCATCAAATACTTGCCGTGCAGCATCCAGCATCGCACACTTGCCATACATATTGATCAAAGAACTTGCAACGTATATACTGGAGTCGAAACCTTGCTTGATAGCCAGGGCATGAACTAGGAAGCCGTGATGGAGGGCGGCTAAGCTGGCAATTGCACTTAAAACACTTGCGAGTGTGGATCTCGAGGATTTGACACCATGCTTAGTCATTTGATGAAAGAAGGCAAGAGCCTCCTGATAGTGGCCTCTCTTGGCATGACCAGAAATCATGACATTCCAGGCCACAACATTGCGGGTGGAGAAGGGCATCTGCGAAAACAATTGGCACGCATCGTCCAGCATTCCTAAAGAGGTGTAAGTGTTTAAGACGGTGACAAGTGCCACAGGGTCAGGAATTGGAAAAGAAGCGGGAGAAGCAGTGGTGCGCATTTTGTCAAATATGTGGAGTGCCTGACGAGGCAAGCCGGCTTGAACATAAGCAGAGATTAAAGCGGTCCAAGAAACAGGGTGGAGGTGAGGAGAGGGAGAGGCGTCAAATAGGGTGCGAGCAGAAGTGAGAGAGTGGGAATTGGCGTAGAGATGGATGAGTGCGCCATGACAGAAGGAGGCAGATTGAAGACCCCTCTTAATTACGCAACAGTGAACTGCCCTCCCCATCTCAACATTCTGGAGCTTTGCACAGGCGGAGAGAGTGATGGCGAAAGTGAACTGGTCAGGGGAATGCCCGGAGTTGAAGAAAGAAGCAAAACATCCAAGGACCATTTGGGGCAATCCATGGTTGGAGTGCATGCGAAGAAGGGAATTCCAGTCACTGCCATTCCCCTTCGCCGTTCCATGTGTCTCACTCTCAACAATCCAACGCCCATCGCTCCCTCTTCCTCTCACCACACCTCTCACTCCAACACCCACGCGCATTTATCGAATCCCTTCCAACTATAAGGAATTGAGTTCCAAACACTTTGAGTTTAGTTCTTCTATTTGAAGcaaaatccaaagctttttaTTGTCTCATGTCATTGCATCCACCATTTGTGAGTCACATATTATGATAATCCTATGTTTCACCAGAGAACCAAGCATTTACATATATTTTGTCTCATGGTCCAAGAAAAACTTCAACAAAGTCAGCATAAACGGCAACGAATAATGCATATCCAGCAGGGCCATATCCTGGGGGTTAAAAGACAGAGAGGTGTTGGGGGGAGAAATAggaatgaatgaataaataaataagaagagagaaaaagagacCTTCAATAAAAAGGGAGAGTTGGTTTAAGAAGGTGTTGATCTGCTACCTGTAGATATAGCCAACAGAGGCAAAACCGCCAATGACACCGAGGAGCAAGAAACCGGCCAAAAGGGTGAGGAAGTATGAGCGTGTGTGGGGTGTGAAGAGAAAAGAAGAATGGGGGGAGAGGCGAGAGAGATGAGTGTGAGTGTGAGTGTAAAGAGAAGGGGAGAGACAGAGTGCGCATGGTATGAGGTATTTACTTGTTATTGATATTACTTAATTTCATTCGCACATAAATAATCACTCAcgtattatattaattattactgttattataaattttaagacAAAGATTCATTCTTTTATCCAAAAATCTAAAAGACACGCCTTGTGAgcgggtttagggtttaggaggCGCGGAGGAAGAGGGGGTTGTCGGAGACATGGCTTTCTGGGGTAAGCTTCCCTTGGCTGGTTGTTTCTGCAGTATTCTTAGGTCTGAAACCTAACATTGAGTGAACTGCAGGAGTGGAAGTGAAACCAGGAAAGCCTTTTACTCATAAATATGAGGACTCCAAAGGACGCCTCCATATTTCAATGGTAATGGTAGTGTTGCTGTTAATTAATCTTACAGAAACCAACATATTTGATTGCTATAATCTGATGATTTTAATGTTAACTTAGGCCACTCTGGGGTTGGGCACTGCCACAACAAAAAGCACACTGCAGTGCAATGTCGGAAACAGGAGTCCTGTATACCTTTGCTCTCTCTACCCTGGAAACTCAGAGTCATTGCAATTAAACTTAGAGCTCGAAGAAGTTGATCAAGTTCTTCTCCCATTGATGAAAGAGGTGGGTGTCTTCAAGGTGATAAAAGGACTGTGTACAATAATTTAGTGTAATTAACTATTTTGTTCtgaaataaattgattttttcagGGAAATCAGGATACCATTCTGTCATACGTGACTAAATATTACCTGTCAGTGTCCACAAAGAACAGAATGTCAGTTCTTTAAGATCTAGGGAAACTCAAATGGTTGGCAATGATAAGGGCACCGATAAGGATGTCTGTACTTACTCTGTCAATGAAACTCAAAGCCTCTTACTTGACGTGAAGAATTGTATCATTAGAAGAGGACGAGTCTTCCTTTCTCAAACTGAGGAAGGCCATATGCATAACTCTGACCAAAGCCTCAGTGAAGAAGCACTTCCTGCAGATTGTGGTGAAATGTCTGAAAGCATTAAACCTGCACGCAGATTTAAAAGGTTGCGAAAAGCTGAAGATACTGAAAGCAATAGGGATCAGAAAAATAATTCAACAGTGAACTTTCTCAAGTCATCTTATGCCTCCAATCCCGCACAATATAAGCATGGACGAGGTGATTTTGGTTTGTTTAGTGCAGTTTTTGCTCCTTCATTTATTGAAAGTATTATAGATTATATCTTGTTTCTTTGAAACGAAATTGgaaatatatttaacaaaaatattttctgtaAGGATGTATTTGAGAAAACTAAGCGCCGTGCTTTTTGATTTCTACTTTTTAGGTAAAAGAAAATCAACATACAATGTGAGAGACTTCATTGAGGAGGAAGCTGAGTAAGCTTTTGCTGAAGATTTACTTAATTCTGCATTCTCATCCTGTTTTAGCATTTTTTACACAATACTCAATATCATAGTTAGCATATCTTttattgctgattaaaaaaattataatcttcTATATCACTACATTTTGTGAAAATATCCTGTCTCACGAGCAGTTCAATATGGTCAGGGTATCTTCAGATGCCTATATATCTAATGATGAAGATGGCGAAGATGACAATTCATTTGACAGTTTCATAGATGACAGGACCAACCCTACAGCAGCCAGTCAGCCTGAAGCTAGTAGAATGGACATGATGGCAATTTACAGGTATTTTATCTTCCTCCCATTGTGCTTCCCTATTCGTAGGTCTCTTTCTGAAGCAGTCTTCGTGATTAAAGGAATTGGGTAGCAAATGAACTGCTACATTCATCTTTCAGAAAAAAAGTTCGTAACATATACGGCTTCTTTCCTCTCATTACATATTTTATCTAAATGTGAGAACATCAGCTTTGTTAGAGTCTTCCACTATTATGTGAATTTACACATATCACATTGAATTAATTCTGAACTATGAAGTGCTGTTATTATCTTAATGTTAAAGTTATATAACTAGACTTAGCTCTGCTGCAGGCGTTCTTTGCTCAGTCAAGCACCGAGTAACGGAGGGCTCGATTTTCCTGCCACCTTCACTCCTGACCGTGTGACTATGGCAGCAAGTACTAGTGAAAGTGGGGATTCTTCATGGAATCATTTCCATACAGATCCAAACAAACAGTCAGCAAATCGCACTTTGGAATCCGTTAGCATCGACCAGATAACCTCAGAAGCAGTGTTTTCAAGTTGTTGTCCTATGGGAAATGGGACAGAGATAAGAAGTCACAAACGAAGATTGTCGTTTTACCACTCTGAACACTTCCCAAGTATGAACCTTGAACAAGAATTTGCACTTCAATCAAAGAAAGAAGTGGAGGATGTCGATGCAACTACAgatgttttatgtgatgatgAGTTTTATAATGAGCTCGATCTTGACGAGTTGGAGGTGAAAGCAACTTTGCTTCTAAAAGGGAAATTAGATTTGTCCAATCAGAAGCAAGATACGGTCTCTCAATCTCACTCACCCAACCTTGACATTTTTTGTTCTCCTTCATTTGACCTTGGGATATGAAAAGCACGACATAACTCATGCTGCATGATACTTGCATTTTGGAAATTATTAATGTGGTGTAAGCCGAACACAAGAAATCTTTTAGACTACATGTTTATACAGTGGTATTTATTGTATAGTTGAAGTAGTGGGTCGGTAGACCTTGCAGCCAACTAGTGTGGTGCAGCAGATGACTTTGTTTGAAAGAGAATACGGTTATAGCTTCGTCTAACATACACCTTGGTTCTTCCTGTAATACAGGAACACTTTTGACGGGTGCAGGAAACACCCCACTTTGTTGGAAGGGTATATCCATGTCTCTTGTACTGACAGCTGATTTTTGCaggaaaaaaaatacttgtGTTCGAAAATTCACTTCATGTAAAGCTTCACTATGAATCTATGTAGTATGAAAACCGCGATTGTTATTAACCAGCTCTTCATGACATAAAGTCCCGATCGGTGTCAGTAATTTTTTAGGGTACTTTTTGGTATTAGAGTGTTTTGCATTACCATcagtttgataaaaaaaaacaattacattCACAAAACAACTTTTCAGAGTTTTAGGACTTTCTGCAGTTGTGAACTTACGTTTATCCATTTGTCTGCACCGTGATTTCTGCACCTTATTTTTCCTTATCGTGGATGATTCATCAGTTACATTACATGAATCGCTATTGAGCTTGCTAATTAAAAGggaaacattttaaataaaataaaatggaatcATTCACAGCTGCCCGTTAAGAAATTAATGCGTCGTAATTTTATATAAGGTAGAAGCAAACTGTTGGTGCAATTGAAGAAGGGGACAtggaaaaagaaacaaaatgatCCTACCTGAATTCA
Encoded here:
- the LOC137826846 gene encoding pentatricopeptide repeat-containing protein At3g09040, mitochondrial, which codes for MRVGVGVRGVVRGRGSDGRWIVESETHGTAKGNGSDWNSLLRMHSNHGLPQMVLGCFASFFNSGHSPDQFTFAITLSACAKLQNVEMGRAVHCCVIKRGLQSASFCHGALIHLYANSHSLTSARTLFDASPSPHLHPVSWTALISAYVQAGLPRQALHIFDKMRTTASPASFPIPDPVALVTVLNTYTSLGMLDDACQLFSQMPFSTRNVVAWNVMISGHAKRGHYQEALAFFHQMTKHGVKSSRSTLASVLSAIASLAALHHGFLVHALAIKQGFDSSIYVASSLINMYGKCAMLDAARQVFDAISHKNMIVWNTMLGVYSQNGYLSNVMELFSDMTICGVHMDEFTYTSILSSCASFEYLGIGRQLHSTIIKKRFTSNLFVNNALIDMYAKAGALAEATKQFELMTYRDHISWNAIIVGYVQEEEEAGAFSFFQRMNLEGFVPDEVSLASILSACGSIKVLQVGQQLHCLLVKLGLETNLFAGSSLIDMYSKCGDIEDARKIYSGMPERSVVSFNALIAGYAPKDTKVAISLLHEMQILGLNPSEITFVSLLDVCKGSAKVILGMQIHCVIVKRGLLCGSEFLGTSLLGMYTDSQRLADASILFSEFSNLKSIVMWTALISGHTQNECSDVALDLYQEMRGNDILPDQATFVTVLRASALLSSLRDGREIHSLIFHTGFDLDELTGSALVDMYAKCGDVKSAVQVFEELAIKKDVISWNSMIVGFAKNGYVESALKVFNEMAQSCITPDDVTFLGVLTACSHAGWVYEGRQIFYIMVNYYGIEPRVDHYACMVDLLGRWGFLKEAEEFIDKLEVEPNAMIWANFLGACRIHGDEKRGQRAAEKLIELEPRNSSPYVLLSNMYAASGLWDEARSLRRTMIQKDIKKMPGCSWIVVEQKTNLFVAGDMSHPSCDEISLALKHLTALIKDNRFQDGGISRLS
- the LOC137826855 gene encoding DEAD-box ATP-dependent RNA helicase FANCM-like, with amino-acid sequence MVGNDKGTDKDVCTYSVNETQSLLLDVKNCIIRRGRVFLSQTEEGHMHNSDQSLSEEALPADCGEMSESIKPARRFKRLRKAEDTESNRDQKNNSTVNFLKSSYASNPAQYKHGRGKRKSTYNVRDFIEEEAEVSSDAYISNDEDGEDDNSFDSFIDDRTNPTAASQPEASRMDMMAIYRRSLLSQAPSNGGLDFPATFTPDRVTMAASTSESGDSSWNHFHTDPNKQSANRTLESVSIDQITSEAVFSSCCPMGNGTEIRSHKRRLSFYHSEHFPSMNLEQEFALQSKKEVEDVDATTDVLCDDEFYNELDLDELEVKATLLLKGKLDLSNQKQDTVSQSHSPNLDIFCSPSFDLGI